One segment of bacterium DNA contains the following:
- a CDS encoding type 1 glutamine amidotransferase domain-containing protein, translating into MSKKILTILSNFGYWGVELTGPMVKLEEAGYELVFATPKGKRPIALPPSYDTSYWDPPLGIRVTTEFDANQVRAIKDSPKLDNPINISTWIPERPYFSTENFLRKWEEYFKTVKELQAKMNEEYAALLIVGGSGPIVDVVNNQRVHDIILGFYKYNKPIAAICYGVATLVFARDFNERIPIIRGKHVTGHCIEYDYHDGTGFVGTDFNMGPPPYVLEYILSDAVGHEGQYHGNFGKETSVIVDYPFITARSLQCSHEFGEQFVNMLENGLKRYGW; encoded by the coding sequence ATGTCAAAAAAAATTCTCACTATTCTTTCAAACTTTGGGTATTGGGGAGTTGAACTTACAGGGCCAATGGTAAAGCTTGAGGAAGCTGGCTATGAGCTTGTGTTTGCCACACCTAAAGGGAAGCGTCCCATTGCACTCCCTCCAAGTTATGACACCTCTTACTGGGATCCACCACTTGGGATTCGTGTAACAACAGAATTTGATGCAAATCAGGTTAGAGCAATCAAAGATAGTCCAAAACTTGACAATCCAATCAATATTTCCACATGGATACCAGAAAGACCATATTTTAGCACTGAGAACTTTCTCCGTAAATGGGAAGAATATTTCAAAACCGTAAAGGAACTTCAGGCTAAAATGAATGAAGAATATGCCGCTCTTCTTATTGTAGGTGGAAGCGGGCCAATAGTTGATGTAGTCAACAATCAACGAGTACATGATATTATCTTAGGCTTTTACAAATACAATAAGCCGATTGCGGCAATCTGCTACGGCGTGGCTACACTTGTATTTGCCCGTGACTTTAATGAGAGAATTCCTATTATCAGAGGTAAGCATGTCACCGGACACTGTATTGAGTATGATTATCATGATGGAACTGGTTTTGTGGGCACCGATTTCAATATGGGGCCACCGCCATATGTCCTTGAATACATCCTTTCTGATGCCGTAGGTCATGAAGGACAGTATCACGGAAATTTTGGTAAAGAAACATCGGTTATTGTTGACTATCCATTTATTACAGCCCGTTCACTCCAGTGTTCTCATGAATTTGGGGAGCAGTTTGTTAATATGTTGGAGAATGGGTTGAAGCGGTATGGATGGTAG
- a CDS encoding alpha-amylase family glycosyl hydrolase encodes MEKRIAAILKILMVQRVVQWWVDPETVTKEFKEPVWSETKFVPEEEFWKDEFDTEHPLPQRIEDLVIYELHIGAIWNCRGEPGDISDAIALLDYLKELGVNAIELLPMNEFEGWASWGYGTSHYFAIEYSSGGRDQFKYFVRECHRRGMAVILDVVYNHYHHFAERAEWAYDSDAPEENIYYWYEGRASDYKSSDGGYIDNMSTGYAPRYWDEMVRKMFISSAVALMQEFHVDGFRFDQTTSIHAYNVIHADGRKADNVNIFGQKFLRELTRTLKFIKPNVILTAEDHSEWDMVTKPQDIGGLGFDAVWYANFYHHLIGDTGRGLDFAKLLLMAGCGDDRPLAMNYFEGVLNAAAHKKVVYHESHDEAGNSEYSSRTIVMAVNRARLFGKTRSFAEARCRFVFGMAMTSPGTPLFLMGEEIGAQKEYKYDTFLEHRENLLKEREENGQRLFKFYQDLIHFRLSHSGLRSHQIDVVHVHNDNRVIAFRRWDDTEELLVAASLNNRAFNSGYVIENLRSSNGSWQEVFNSDASVYGGDNVGNSGNTISSSNGRIDVVIPANGFVVLQKE; translated from the coding sequence ATGGAGAAGCGTATTGCGGCGATATTAAAAATCTTGATGGTTCAAAGAGTTGTTCAGTGGTGGGTTGATCCGGAAACAGTGACTAAAGAGTTCAAGGAACCAGTCTGGTCGGAAACAAAGTTTGTGCCAGAAGAAGAATTCTGGAAGGATGAATTTGACACTGAGCATCCTTTACCACAGCGAATTGAGGATCTGGTCATTTATGAGCTGCATATCGGAGCTATCTGGAATTGCAGGGGTGAGCCAGGAGATATCAGTGATGCGATTGCATTGCTTGATTACTTGAAGGAGCTGGGGGTTAATGCCATTGAGCTATTGCCGATGAATGAGTTTGAAGGCTGGGCATCCTGGGGATACGGCACTTCGCATTACTTTGCTATTGAGTACAGCTCGGGTGGAAGAGATCAGTTCAAGTATTTTGTCAGGGAATGTCACCGCCGAGGTATGGCAGTGATATTAGATGTGGTGTATAATCATTACCACCACTTTGCTGAACGGGCTGAATGGGCCTATGACTCTGATGCTCCAGAAGAAAATATTTACTATTGGTATGAAGGGAGGGCTTCTGACTATAAATCTTCCGATGGAGGCTATATCGACAATATGTCAACCGGATATGCCCCACGCTATTGGGATGAGATGGTGAGGAAGATGTTTATCTCCAGTGCTGTGGCACTCATGCAGGAGTTCCATGTTGATGGCTTCCGTTTTGATCAAACTACCTCTATTCATGCTTATAATGTCATTCACGCTGATGGCAGAAAGGCAGATAATGTTAATATCTTCGGACAAAAATTTCTTAGAGAATTGACCCGTACCTTGAAGTTCATTAAACCAAATGTAATTCTCACCGCAGAGGACCATTCCGAATGGGATATGGTGACAAAACCACAGGATATTGGTGGCTTAGGATTTGATGCAGTCTGGTATGCAAACTTCTACCACCACCTTATTGGTGATACAGGTCGCGGTTTGGATTTTGCCAAATTGCTCTTGATGGCCGGATGCGGTGATGATCGGCCACTTGCGATGAACTACTTTGAAGGGGTACTTAATGCGGCTGCTCATAAAAAGGTTGTCTATCATGAATCACATGATGAAGCAGGAAACTCAGAGTATTCCAGCCGAACAATTGTTATGGCGGTAAATAGAGCACGGCTTTTTGGAAAAACCCGCTCTTTTGCTGAGGCACGCTGCCGGTTTGTCTTTGGAATGGCTATGACCTCGCCCGGTACACCACTCTTCCTTATGGGTGAGGAGATTGGTGCTCAAAAGGAGTATAAATATGATACCTTCTTAGAACATAGGGAAAATCTGCTTAAAGAGCGAGAGGAAAATGGTCAGAGACTATTCAAATTCTATCAAGATCTGATTCACTTTCGGCTTAGTCATTCTGGGTTGCGGTCACATCAGATTGATGTTGTTCATGTTCATAATGATAACCGGGTGATTGCCTTCAGACGCTGGGATGATACAGAAGAGCTGCTGGTTGCAGCCAGCCTCAATAATCGTGCATTTAATTCAGGTTATGTGATTGAGAATCTGCGGTCAAGCAATGGTAGCTGGCAAGAGGTCTTTAATAGCGATGCTTCAGTTTATGGTGGTGATAATGTCGGGAACTCTGGAAATACTATCTCTTCATCCAATGGTCGGATAGATGTAGTCATTCCTGCTAATGGGTTTGTGGTATTGCAAAAAGAGTGA